The nucleotide sequence CAACTTCATGGTCTTAACGGTTAATGGTGGTACTTCAGCACTAAGCTTTGCCAACTTCTATACTTCAATCATTTTAGCGATTTTTACCGGAATTGGATTTATCGGTGCTACTTTGGTTGGACAATATTTAGGAGCTGGTAATATTAAGAAAACCCGCGAAGTTATCAGCTTAAGAATTATTCTCAGTGCAATCGTGGTTATTGTCATTTTAGTTTTTGCTTACGCAACTCCACAAGCTATGATTGAATTAGTTGCTGGTCCGCGTAATAATGAATCCGGTCAAAGTTACGATGAAATTGTACGATTGGCACAGGATTATCTAAAATATATTGCAATTGCTTGAATTTTATTAATCTGAACCTTTACATCTGGAAATTTATTACGTGAAATAGGTCTTGGAAAATATTCAATGTACTCGACCATCACAACTTTATGTGTTAATATTACATTCAACTCGATTTTTATGTATGCCCTAAACATGGGGGTTATTGGTGCTGCTTTAGCTAGTGTCATCGCTCGTGTTTCGGCTCTGGTTATGAATTTCTTATTCTTATATATCAAACGTAGAGAATTAAATGTCTTTCCATGACAACTCTTTCATGTTTCACCAATTATTTTTATTCAATTCGTTAAACGTTTTCCGTCAATTCTATTATCTTCAAGTGCTGTTGCATTTAACACCGTAAGACAAATTTTCTACAATAGTGCTCATACTGATAATGCATATAACATTATGAACGTGGCGGTTTTATCAATTACAGCTACTTTTACTGGTATCTTTACTGCAACATTCGCTTCCTTTAGTGCCAATATCACTAAATATGTTGGTATGCATCTAGGTCGTAGTGAATTTGATATTGCTGTTAAAAATGGAAATCAACTCAAAGGATTCCACTTTATGATGCAAGTGTGCATGTCACTCTTTTTCTCAATCTTTCTTTTTATTCTTCCACACATTGGACTCTTTTCAAACTCAGCAATTAAAAACTGAGCTCTTTCAAATCCAAACCAAACTCAAGAAACATTAGAAGCGGTTAAAAAAGTTTATAATGAATATCTAATTGGTACATTGATTATCATGTTAGCTTTTAGTCCATTTTGAGCTTGATTTATCACCAGTGCAAGGTTAATTTCTGCTGGTGGTAGAAATAACGTTATCTCACTCTTAGAATTTATCACTGGCGCCTTACAACTTGCTTGATTAGCTCTTTTAACTTATGTTTTTGTTGCTCCTAATAAATGAGATTTAAACGTTGTTTGATTCTACTTAGTCTTTTTCTTATCAGATATTGTTAAACTTGCAATTTTTGAAATTGTCTACTACAATATTCGTTGAGACCGTAATCTAACTCACGAAAAATTTAATTTTCACAAGAAAAAAGTAGCGAAATCCGAATAAAATTATTAATTTAAAACACACAAGTACAACCGTTGCTTTGTGTGTTTTTTTGTAATTTCCTTAAGGCATCAATCTTTTTTCACTGTAATTTAATTTTGATATTAATTCCTGAAAATATTTGAAAAAATGTACTTTGAAATGAAAATGCGGTAATTTTTTTCATAAAAAAACGAAATTTCATATTTTTCTATGTATTTTTACAAAAAAAAAAAAAAAAAAGGAGCTAGTTGTATAATGTGAATGAAATTGTATTTTACATATAAATTTCAAACTTATTTTTGATCAAAAAAGAGGAAATTATACATGAAAAGATTCAATAAGAAATTATTAATTTTAGGACTAGGTTCAGTTGCTGCTCCTATTGCTATTTCACCAGTTATGTCAGCTGCAAATAATGATTCATCGGAACAAAAAGTTAATGAAGTACTTCAGGCTGTTTATGGTACTCTTGTTGGGATGCCAAATAATAGCATTAGTCAAAAGTACAGTTTAGCAGGTATGTCTTTAGCTGGTACTCAATATTATAAAAATCTTTTTAATAATAAAGTAACAGAAATAAAAACTAAATATGGTGACGGAATTAACTTCGGTGAAAAATATCTTGAAGAATATTGAAATGAGTTTAAGGAAAAACATGATATGGCTATCAGTACAGAACAGACAGCTGAAAATGTTCAAGGTATAATTAATATTGTATCTCATGAAGTTCTACCAGCCGCTTATGAAATGTTAAAACAATATGAAGCTTTAATGGCTATCGAAAGCTTATTAGATACTGATGAAAAAAATGTCGCTCTTTTAAAAGCTAATTCAGAAAGAATTAGTTCAAAATTTCCTTCATCTCCATCTACTTATCATTTATTAATAAAATACATCGAATTAATTAAATTAACAAGTAAAGTGAGTGTCGAAACAGCAGAAAAATTAGCTTCAGATGCATTAGAAGTGAAATTAAGTCAAGATAGACAAATTGAAGAATTAAAAGCTCTTTTAGAAAAAGCAAAAAGTGAAATTGAAAAACTAAAAGAAGCAGGTAAATTAAAAGACCAAGAACTTGCTAAAATTGCTGCTCAACTTGTTGCTCAAAGAGGTGAATATTCAAAACTTTTAGCTGAAAATCAAGCACAGACAAATAAAATTATCGAATTACAAGCTTTAGCTGCTTTAGCAAATGATAATGATTCAAAATTAGTTGATTTCATTAAAGCTGTAAACAACATTTTTAAAGAATTAGACTTAAATTACAACATCGAATTAACAGCCACTGTTGATCAATACAACGACACAATTAAAAAAGCATTAAGCGATCTTCAAAACAAATTATTAGAAACACAAACTGACCTTAATAACCACAAAAATAGTGTAAAGACCAACAATAACTCAACTAGTTGAAAAACACCATTTATCATTTCTACTGTTATAGCTGTATTGCTATTAGCAGCAGTTATTGGTGTTTCTCTTAAAAAATCTAAAAAATAATTTCTTTCAAATAAAAAACACAGAATTAAGTTTCTGTGTTTTTTGTTGTTCCTAGTCTAAAATGGCTATAAATTCAATTCGTTGTTTCTTTGATCAATTATCTACAATGAATTTTGGTCTAACACTTTTAAAATGTTTTGAGAAATTGCATGAATTACTGGTACAGCAACAGAGTTACCAAATTGCTTATATGCTTGCGTGTCGCTCACAGGAATGATAAATTCGCTTGGAAACCCCTGTAAACGACTAGCTTCACGCGGTGTTAATTTACGAGGATTTTTACCAATTTGTTAAATCAAGATTTCACTTTCATCCTTATAATAACGAGCTGAAATAGTATTAGCGTATTCACTTTCTTCATTAAATAAAGAATAACCAAATCCATTTCCGTTCTTAAGGTGTTGTTGTTTACGACTTTGATGACCTTCTCGTAAAGCATCAGAAATGGTATATTTATCATTAACCGACTTTTCTAATATAATGACTTGGTTGCTGCTAAGCTTCACGCAAGTATGGGCTATCCGCTTGTAGAGCAAACCACAAAGGTGATGGTGATATTTGAGGATTTTGAGTTTACCAATAGTAGCAAAGTCATTGTGGGAGAAGGTTTTACAAAGTACATGAAGCAGTATGCAAAGAAAAAAGAAGAAGTCATACTACCAAAGATTGAAGCTAACGAAAACTATGAAATTCAAGCAAGGGAAATCAAAGAAAAGTTCACAAATCCTTCAAAGCACTACACCGAGGATACACTTCTAAAGGCGATGGAGCTTGTGGGAACGGAAGATTTGGAAAAAGGGATTGAAGTGGAGAGAAAAGGAATAGGGACACCTGCCACAAGAGCCGGCATTCT is from Mycoplasmopsis pullorum and encodes:
- a CDS encoding MATE family efflux transporter; this translates as MFMIQKWFKTFFSVHFPDSKRQWWEYFIHAFPVVLSGLCFAFNNFVDNFMVLTVNGGTSALSFANFYTSIILAIFTGIGFIGATLVGQYLGAGNIKKTREVISLRIILSAIVVIVILVFAYATPQAMIELVAGPRNNESGQSYDEIVRLAQDYLKYIAIAWILLIWTFTSGNLLREIGLGKYSMYSTITTLCVNITFNSIFMYALNMGVIGAALASVIARVSALVMNFLFLYIKRRELNVFPWQLFHVSPIIFIQFVKRFPSILLSSSAVAFNTVRQIFYNSAHTDNAYNIMNVAVLSITATFTGIFTATFASFSANITKYVGMHLGRSEFDIAVKNGNQLKGFHFMMQVCMSLFFSIFLFILPHIGLFSNSAIKNWALSNPNQTQETLEAVKKVYNEYLIGTLIIMLAFSPFWAWFITSARLISAGGRNNVISLLEFITGALQLAWLALLTYVFVAPNKWDLNVVWFYLVFFLSDIVKLAIFEIVYYNIRWDRNLTHEKFNFHKKKVAKSE
- a CDS encoding DNA cytosine methyltransferase — translated: MGKNPRKLTPREASRLQGFPSEFIIPVSDTQAYKQFGNSVAVPVIHAISQNILKVLDQNSL